In one window of Bizionia sp. M204 DNA:
- a CDS encoding M20/M25/M40 family metallo-hydrolase, producing MTRINFILLTAFVLLYSCRSSGQINQPYSFNSDNLLHHVKELSSDAYEGRRTGTAGATKAKAYIIKQLELLEVIPLVPNFEQPFTFESRNKSYNGVNILGSIKGTEYPDKYIVLTAHYDHEGIKNGQIYNGADDDASGVSALFAFAESFKNNPPKHSVILAFFDAEELGLQGSKYFVDNSIVSITSIILNINMDMVSRNENQELYVTGIKSHSHLETAYTDRKITEGVTVIAGHDGTDGKQNWMFASDHAPFHLKKIPFLYFGVEDHEDYHQPTDVYENIHPEFYKNAVESIIRMFYQIDAMTF from the coding sequence ATGACTCGCATTAATTTTATTCTGTTAACCGCCTTTGTTTTACTGTATTCCTGTAGGTCTTCAGGGCAAATAAATCAACCTTATAGTTTTAATTCTGACAATCTACTCCATCATGTTAAGGAATTATCATCTGATGCTTATGAAGGCAGACGAACGGGGACAGCTGGAGCAACCAAAGCAAAAGCGTATATCATTAAGCAATTAGAATTACTTGAAGTTATACCTTTAGTTCCAAATTTTGAACAGCCTTTTACATTCGAGAGTCGAAATAAATCCTATAATGGCGTCAATATTCTTGGATCTATAAAAGGAACGGAATATCCTGATAAATATATTGTATTAACGGCACATTATGATCATGAAGGGATTAAAAATGGCCAAATTTATAATGGCGCAGATGATGATGCATCCGGAGTCAGTGCCTTATTTGCTTTTGCGGAATCTTTTAAAAATAATCCACCAAAACACTCTGTAATTTTAGCCTTTTTTGATGCCGAAGAATTAGGGCTTCAAGGGTCTAAATACTTTGTAGATAATTCAATTGTATCAATAACCTCTATTATCCTTAATATCAATATGGATATGGTATCGCGCAATGAAAACCAAGAATTATATGTTACCGGAATTAAAAGCCATTCGCACTTGGAAACGGCTTATACAGATCGTAAAATAACGGAAGGTGTAACAGTTATTGCTGGACATGATGGAACAGATGGAAAACAAAACTGGATGTTTGCTTCGGATCACGCGCCTTTTCATTTAAAAAAGATTCCGTTTTTATATTTTGGTGTAGAAGATCATGAAGATTACCACCAGCCAACAGACGTTTATGAAAATATCCATCCAGAATTTTATAAAAATGCTGTAGAAAGCATTATTAGGATGTTTTATCAGATAGATGCTATGACATTCTAA
- a CDS encoding Ig-like domain-containing protein: protein MRQAFSQIIIVVLVALVIASCANRGTPSGGIKDIIPPKITKSEPENYTTNFTGNEIKIYFDEYVKIKNVSKQLIISPPMDPAPDIIPLSSASKYIKITIKDTLAPNTTYAFNFGNSIVDNNEENPYPFYKYVFSTGNYIDSLSVKGIIVDATLRKPDDYISVMLYEADSTFTDSIIFKQNPRYVTNTLDSATTFSLENLKAGKYKLIALKDNNQDYKFQPQTDKIAFHEEFINVPVDSTTAFTLKLFSEDLEPKIIRPRLVSGEKIVFPYEGDYENMQIKTIETVPNNFESRITKDAKADSLYYWYKPRLQADSLQLNVSNLNYNQNFNVKISEQKRDTMNIQVEPKSLLNFNDEFKITNVVPFTKFEKSKVTILDKDSIAVDYNVKLDSLTNSYILNFEKKESEKYQIQLLPEAITDFFDNKNDTLNYQLNTKTYSDYGNARVILQNATYPIIAQITDDKGEVIAEQYSEKPEPIDFRHLKPGIFYLRVIYDTNKNKKYDTGNYLKNTQPERVSYYKDKLDIRSNFDNIYTFTLF, encoded by the coding sequence ATGCGTCAAGCGTTTTCTCAAATAATAATAGTTGTTTTAGTCGCTTTAGTAATTGCTAGTTGTGCCAATCGCGGTACTCCAAGTGGTGGCATAAAGGATATAATACCACCAAAAATTACCAAATCAGAACCTGAAAATTACACGACCAATTTCACAGGGAATGAAATAAAGATTTATTTCGACGAGTATGTCAAAATTAAAAATGTTTCCAAACAGCTTATTATTTCGCCTCCAATGGATCCTGCACCAGATATTATTCCGCTTTCTAGTGCTAGCAAGTATATAAAAATTACTATTAAAGATACATTAGCGCCAAATACAACTTACGCGTTTAACTTTGGAAATAGTATTGTAGATAACAATGAAGAAAATCCATATCCATTTTATAAATACGTGTTTTCAACAGGTAATTACATTGATTCACTTTCTGTAAAAGGAATTATTGTAGATGCTACTTTAAGAAAACCTGACGATTATATCTCGGTCATGTTATACGAAGCAGATTCTACTTTTACAGACTCTATCATTTTCAAGCAAAACCCAAGATACGTTACCAACACACTAGATAGTGCCACGACTTTTTCTCTGGAAAACTTAAAAGCCGGTAAATACAAACTGATAGCACTAAAAGATAATAACCAAGATTATAAATTTCAGCCTCAAACAGACAAAATAGCTTTTCATGAAGAATTTATAAACGTTCCTGTGGATTCCACGACGGCCTTTACTTTAAAATTATTTTCAGAAGATTTAGAACCAAAAATTATAAGACCTCGTTTAGTTTCTGGCGAAAAAATTGTTTTCCCTTATGAAGGCGATTATGAAAACATGCAAATTAAAACGATTGAAACCGTCCCTAATAATTTTGAATCTCGTATTACTAAAGATGCAAAAGCCGATTCTTTATATTACTGGTATAAACCACGACTACAAGCAGATTCACTTCAACTTAATGTTAGCAATTTAAATTACAATCAAAATTTTAATGTAAAAATAAGCGAGCAGAAACGGGACACCATGAATATTCAAGTCGAACCAAAAAGCCTTTTAAATTTTAATGATGAGTTTAAAATCACCAATGTTGTTCCTTTTACCAAATTTGAAAAAAGCAAAGTAACCATTTTGGATAAAGATTCGATTGCGGTTGATTATAACGTCAAGTTAGATTCGTTAACCAATAGCTATATTTTAAATTTTGAGAAAAAAGAAAGTGAAAAATACCAAATTCAATTATTGCCGGAGGCTATAACGGACTTTTTTGATAATAAAAACGATACATTAAACTATCAATTAAACACAAAAACGTATTCAGATTATGGGAATGCTCGTGTAATTTTACAAAACGCTACTTACCCTATTATTGCACAAATTACTGATGATAAAGGCGAAGTTATAGCCGAACAATATAGTGAAAAACCCGAGCCTATTGATTTTAGACATTTAAAACCGGGTATTTTCTATTTACGTGTTATTTATGATACCAATAAGAATAAAAAATACGATACTGGAAACTACCTTAAAAATACACAACCAGAACGCGTTAGCTATTATAAAGACAAACTAGATATTCGTTCCAATTTCGATAATATCTACACGTTTACATTATTTTAA
- a CDS encoding glycine--tRNA ligase, producing MANNDDQFKKVISHAKEYGYVFQSSEIYDGLSAVYDYAQNGAELKKNIREYWWKAMVQMHDNIVGIDASIFMHPTTWKASGHVDAFNDPLIDNKDSKKRYRADVLIEDYCAKIESKIDKEVAKAEKRFGEAFNKEEFISTNPRVVGYFEKIQTILTRMGKSLEAEDLVDVKALIEELEIADPLTGSKNWTDVKQFNLMFGTKLGASAEHAMDLYLRPETAQGIFVNFLNVQKSGRMKIPFGIAQTGKAFRNEIVARQFIFRMREFEQMEMQFFIKPGTQMEWFEYWKETRMKWHLSLGMGADNYRFHDHEKLAHYADAATDIEFKFPFGFKELEGIHSRTDFDLKQHEEFSGKKLQYFDHEDNASYTPYVLETSIGLDRMFLAVFSNALEEEELDNNTTRTVLKLPAVLAPVKAAILPLVKKDGLPEIARQIFDDLKWDFNMDYDEKDAVGRRYRRQDANGTPFCITVDHDTLEDQTVTIRHRDTMEQSRVKISDLRDIIKKEVDVKEWLMKM from the coding sequence ATGGCAAACAATGACGATCAATTCAAGAAAGTAATCTCTCACGCAAAAGAGTATGGTTACGTATTCCAAAGTAGTGAAATCTACGACGGACTAAGTGCAGTATACGATTACGCACAAAATGGCGCAGAACTTAAAAAGAACATCCGCGAATACTGGTGGAAAGCCATGGTACAAATGCATGATAATATTGTAGGTATAGACGCCTCCATTTTTATGCATCCAACCACATGGAAAGCCTCTGGACACGTAGATGCGTTTAATGATCCGTTAATAGATAACAAAGATTCTAAAAAACGCTATCGTGCCGATGTTTTAATTGAAGATTATTGCGCAAAAATTGAATCAAAAATAGATAAAGAAGTTGCAAAAGCTGAAAAACGCTTTGGTGAGGCTTTTAATAAAGAAGAATTTATAAGTACCAATCCAAGAGTAGTTGGTTATTTTGAAAAGATTCAGACCATTTTAACGCGAATGGGGAAGTCTTTAGAAGCTGAAGATTTAGTAGATGTTAAAGCACTAATTGAAGAATTGGAAATTGCGGATCCACTTACAGGTTCTAAAAACTGGACAGACGTTAAGCAATTTAATCTGATGTTTGGAACTAAACTTGGTGCATCGGCAGAACATGCTATGGATTTATATTTACGTCCTGAAACGGCGCAAGGAATTTTTGTCAACTTTTTAAATGTTCAAAAATCGGGTCGTATGAAAATTCCGTTTGGAATTGCCCAAACTGGAAAAGCGTTTAGAAATGAAATTGTAGCAAGGCAATTTATTTTTAGAATGCGTGAATTTGAACAAATGGAAATGCAATTTTTCATTAAGCCAGGAACACAAATGGAATGGTTTGAGTACTGGAAAGAAACACGTATGAAATGGCATTTGTCATTAGGTATGGGAGCCGACAACTACCGTTTCCACGATCATGAAAAATTAGCCCATTACGCAGATGCTGCTACAGATATTGAGTTTAAATTCCCATTCGGATTTAAAGAATTGGAAGGTATTCATTCTCGTACGGATTTCGATTTAAAACAACACGAAGAATTTTCAGGTAAAAAATTACAGTATTTTGACCATGAAGATAATGCGAGTTATACCCCGTATGTTTTGGAAACATCCATTGGTTTAGATCGTATGTTTTTAGCTGTTTTCTCCAATGCGTTGGAAGAAGAAGAATTAGACAACAATACAACCAGAACCGTATTGAAATTGCCAGCCGTTTTAGCACCAGTAAAAGCTGCTATTTTACCATTGGTTAAAAAAGATGGTTTACCAGAAATAGCCCGTCAGATTTTTGATGATTTGAAATGGGATTTCAATATGGATTATGACGAAAAAGATGCTGTAGGACGCCGCTACAGACGTCAAGATGCCAACGGTACTCCATTTTGTATTACAGTAGACCATGACACGTTGGAGGACCAAACGGTAACTATTCGTCATCGGGACACTATGGAGCAAAGTCGCGTTAAGATTTCCGATTTACGCGATATTATTAAAAAAGAAGTGGATGTGAAAGAGTGGTTAATGAAAATGTAA
- a CDS encoding amidohydrolase has protein sequence MCNELNLAIIQTHLVWEDPKANRGHFETKIQRIKQPVDVIVLPEMFTTGFTMNAQAVAESMDGKSVRWMQKQAAESGAAITGSLVIEENNKFYNRMVFAFPDGAITTYDKRHSFTLVGEDKVFTAGQEKVIVNYKDWNICLQICYDLRFPVWARNTTDYDALIYVANWPKPRVAAWDALLKARAIENMCYCIGVNRIGEDDAQNEYSGHSAVYDVLGNNITPIRPHKDHIEVITLDKTHINRYRNKLKFLNDRDQFKIM, from the coding sequence ATGTGTAACGAATTGAACCTAGCCATTATCCAAACACATTTAGTTTGGGAAGATCCGAAAGCAAATAGAGGACATTTTGAAACAAAAATCCAACGTATTAAACAACCCGTGGATGTAATTGTGCTTCCGGAAATGTTTACCACAGGATTCACCATGAACGCACAAGCAGTTGCTGAAAGTATGGATGGAAAATCCGTAAGATGGATGCAGAAGCAAGCGGCGGAATCGGGAGCTGCCATTACCGGAAGTCTTGTTATTGAAGAAAACAACAAATTTTATAATCGGATGGTTTTTGCATTTCCTGATGGTGCTATTACAACCTATGATAAACGTCATTCATTTACCCTAGTTGGCGAGGACAAGGTGTTTACGGCTGGGCAAGAAAAAGTTATTGTGAATTATAAAGATTGGAATATTTGCTTACAAATTTGTTATGATTTACGCTTTCCCGTTTGGGCTAGAAATACAACGGATTACGATGCTTTAATTTATGTGGCAAATTGGCCAAAACCACGTGTTGCTGCTTGGGATGCTTTATTAAAAGCACGTGCTATAGAAAACATGTGTTACTGTATTGGAGTAAATAGGATTGGTGAGGATGACGCCCAAAATGAATATTCAGGCCATTCAGCAGTGTATGACGTGTTAGGAAATAATATTACACCTATCAGACCTCATAAGGATCATATTGAGGTTATAACTTTAGATAAAACCCACATTAATCGTTATAGAAATAAATTGAAATTCCTAAACGATAGGGATCAATTTAAAATAATGTAA
- a CDS encoding ComF family protein, with translation MFHSLLALFFPKVCYSCNGLLHDNEQYACTACRHDFPVTNFHFNRDDTVLKVFYGRLPIETATALLRFEKKGITQNLLHNLKYKGFEEIGVFLGGWLGGELQSLAEYQNIDIVIPVPLHKNKLRKRGYNQVAKFGQELAKSLHAEYVDDVLVKVSNTSSQVTKNRLTRWLNNVEVFNVINAHKIQNKHILLVDDIITTGATMEACGTVLLKNAQVRISIATMAIA, from the coding sequence TTGTTTCATTCATTACTCGCTTTATTCTTTCCTAAAGTTTGTTATAGTTGCAATGGTTTGTTGCACGATAATGAACAATATGCTTGTACAGCTTGTAGGCACGATTTTCCAGTTACCAATTTTCATTTTAATCGGGATGATACCGTATTAAAGGTTTTCTATGGCCGCTTACCCATTGAAACTGCTACGGCCCTATTGCGTTTTGAAAAGAAAGGAATTACCCAAAATTTACTTCACAACTTAAAATATAAAGGTTTTGAGGAAATAGGCGTTTTTTTAGGAGGCTGGCTTGGAGGTGAACTTCAAAGCCTTGCTGAATACCAAAATATTGATATAGTCATTCCGGTTCCATTACATAAAAACAAACTTCGGAAACGCGGTTATAATCAAGTCGCTAAATTTGGTCAGGAATTAGCTAAAAGTTTACACGCAGAGTACGTGGATGATGTTCTCGTAAAAGTTTCCAACACGAGCTCGCAGGTTACTAAAAACAGATTAACGCGTTGGTTAAATAATGTAGAGGTTTTTAACGTTATAAATGCTCATAAAATTCAAAACAAACACATACTTTTGGTAGACGACATTATAACCACAGGTGCCACCATGGAGGCTTGTGGAACTGTGTTATTAAAAAATGCGCAAGTTCGAATTAGCATTGCTACCATGGCAATAGCATAA
- a CDS encoding methionine aminotransferase translates to MSALAHTHGAINLSQGFPNFKSDQKLIDLVSQAMNSGFNQYAPMAGNLELREAISKKFELLYNTSYNPETEITVTAGATQAIYTIISAFIHAGDEVLIFKPAYDCYEPAITINGGKPVAIQLEAPGYSINWDEVKHQISDKTKMIIINTPNNPSGTVLSKDDMLKLQALTEGTNILILSDEVYEHMIFDGLKHQSVCLFSGLKQRSFIVASFGKTFHNTGWKMGYCCAPKQLMEEFQKVHQFNVFSVNSAMQKGLADYLKEPNHYLQLADFYQEKRDYFLNLIADSNFRFKPAQGTYFQVLGYAEITNEHDVDFAKKLTVENGLASIPLSVFNLENKDDKVLRFCFAKTDETLKKAADILNKL, encoded by the coding sequence ATGAGTGCTTTAGCTCATACACATGGTGCAATAAATCTATCACAAGGCTTTCCAAATTTTAAAAGCGATCAGAAGTTGATTGATTTAGTCAGTCAGGCTATGAATTCCGGTTTTAATCAATATGCACCAATGGCTGGGAATTTAGAATTGCGAGAAGCTATCTCTAAAAAATTCGAATTACTTTATAACACCAGTTATAATCCTGAAACTGAAATAACGGTTACAGCAGGAGCAACCCAAGCTATTTACACTATTATTTCTGCCTTTATTCATGCAGGTGATGAGGTGCTTATTTTTAAACCTGCTTATGATTGTTACGAACCTGCAATTACAATTAATGGCGGAAAACCTGTTGCTATTCAATTGGAAGCACCTGGTTATTCCATAAATTGGGATGAGGTAAAACACCAAATTTCCGACAAAACAAAAATGATTATCATTAACACGCCGAACAATCCAAGTGGAACGGTTTTGTCCAAAGATGATATGTTGAAACTTCAAGCTTTAACCGAAGGCACTAATATTTTGATACTGAGTGATGAGGTGTATGAGCATATGATTTTTGATGGTTTAAAACACCAAAGTGTCTGTTTGTTTTCAGGTTTAAAACAGCGCAGTTTTATTGTGGCTTCGTTTGGGAAAACATTTCACAATACAGGTTGGAAAATGGGGTATTGCTGTGCGCCAAAACAATTGATGGAAGAATTTCAAAAAGTGCATCAGTTTAATGTTTTTTCTGTAAATAGCGCCATGCAAAAAGGATTGGCAGATTATTTAAAAGAACCCAATCATTATTTGCAATTAGCCGATTTCTATCAGGAAAAACGCGACTATTTTTTAAATCTCATTGCGGATTCTAATTTTAGGTTTAAACCTGCTCAAGGAACGTATTTTCAGGTGCTTGGTTATGCTGAAATTACGAATGAACATGATGTGGACTTTGCCAAAAAATTAACAGTCGAAAACGGTTTAGCATCCATTCCGTTATCCGTTTTTAATTTGGAAAATAAAGATGATAAAGTGCTGCGATTTTGTTTTGCAAAAACCGACGAAACTCTTAAAAAAGCAGCTGATATTTTAAACAAATTATGA
- a CDS encoding DNA mismatch repair protein MutS: MKHQPNAYYNKQLENYQTAVKTFNKKLFTFSMLRLGIFLGTVLGVCLTFQNWQVALGVGVVGASVFIFTLAKYTDIKYQRNLHKALVTINEDELAIATGNFHERLDGLEFQNPTHFYSLDIDLFGKGSFFQFINRTSIKEGAKTLANALNANDIDNVKSRQEAIKELADKPDWRQHFSGVASLIHVETPAVKIIEWLKSHQIFLPKMMAWFPLVFTVASLAIVGLAVLQVIAPIFVLLWLLLGLTITGVYLKKINNLASNTDKVKDTFRQYATLLNQIEQETFTSRLLKDKQEQIQLKHQKASEIFAKFSKHLDALDNRNNFISALLGNGFLLIDLKNSYKVEQWIAQYHETVAHWFEVVSFFDAYNSLGNYGFNHPNYVFPNIVTKETTIEAKHLGHPLLDAKKRVASDLTINNQEFLIVTGANMAGKSTFLRTVSLHIVMANVGLPVCAASSNYQPIKLITSMRTSDSLTDDSSYFFSELTRLKFIVDAIHEEPYFIILDEILKGTNSTDKAIGSKKFVEKLVASNATGIIATHDLSLCTIETELEPVKNYYFDAQIINDELFFDYKFKKGICQNMNASFLLKKMEII; this comes from the coding sequence ATGAAACACCAACCAAACGCGTATTACAATAAACAATTAGAAAACTATCAAACCGCTGTAAAAACGTTTAATAAAAAGCTTTTTACATTTAGCATGTTGCGTTTGGGTATTTTTTTAGGAACGGTATTAGGCGTTTGTCTTACGTTTCAAAATTGGCAAGTTGCTTTAGGAGTAGGAGTTGTAGGGGCTTCAGTCTTTATTTTTACACTTGCTAAATATACCGACATTAAATACCAACGTAACCTTCATAAAGCTTTAGTGACTATAAACGAAGATGAATTGGCTATAGCTACGGGTAATTTTCATGAGCGATTAGATGGATTAGAGTTTCAAAATCCAACACACTTTTATAGTTTAGATATCGATTTGTTTGGGAAAGGGTCCTTCTTTCAATTTATAAATAGAACTTCTATTAAGGAAGGTGCTAAAACACTTGCAAACGCTTTAAATGCCAATGATATTGACAACGTCAAATCTCGACAAGAAGCCATCAAAGAATTAGCCGATAAACCAGATTGGCGTCAGCATTTTTCGGGTGTTGCATCATTGATTCATGTGGAAACACCAGCTGTAAAAATCATTGAGTGGTTAAAAAGTCACCAGATATTTCTACCAAAAATGATGGCATGGTTTCCCTTGGTATTTACCGTAGCTTCTTTGGCAATTGTAGGACTTGCCGTACTTCAAGTTATTGCACCTATTTTTGTGTTATTATGGTTGCTTTTAGGACTAACCATTACAGGAGTTTACTTAAAGAAAATAAACAATCTGGCTAGTAATACGGATAAAGTAAAAGACACTTTTAGACAGTATGCAACGCTTTTAAATCAGATAGAACAGGAAACATTTACCTCTAGGTTATTAAAAGATAAGCAAGAACAAATTCAATTAAAACATCAAAAAGCATCCGAAATTTTTGCCAAGTTCTCTAAACATTTAGATGCCTTAGATAATCGGAATAATTTTATTTCCGCACTTTTAGGGAATGGTTTTTTGCTAATCGATTTAAAAAATAGTTATAAAGTAGAGCAGTGGATTGCCCAATACCATGAAACGGTTGCACATTGGTTTGAAGTGGTTTCTTTTTTCGATGCCTATAATAGTTTAGGGAATTATGGGTTTAATCATCCAAATTATGTATTTCCAAATATTGTTACTAAAGAAACCACCATTGAAGCAAAACATTTAGGACATCCTTTATTAGATGCTAAAAAACGGGTTGCTAGTGATTTAACCATAAACAACCAGGAGTTTTTAATTGTAACTGGTGCTAATATGGCAGGGAAGAGTACGTTTTTAAGAACGGTTTCCTTACATATTGTTATGGCAAATGTGGGTTTACCAGTTTGTGCTGCCTCAAGCAATTACCAACCCATTAAGTTAATTACAAGCATGCGTACCAGCGATTCGCTAACGGATGATAGTAGTTATTTCTTTTCCGAATTAACACGCTTAAAATTTATTGTAGACGCTATTCACGAGGAACCGTATTTTATTATTCTAGATGAAATTTTAAAAGGAACCAATTCTACTGATAAAGCCATTGGTTCTAAAAAGTTTGTTGAGAAATTAGTAGCTTCCAATGCCACGGGGATTATTGCGACTCACGACTTAAGTTTATGCACGATTGAAACCGAACTAGAGCCCGTAAAAAACTACTATTTCGATGCGCAAATTATTAATGACGAACTCTTTTTCGATTACAAATTCAAAAAAGGCATTTGCCAGAATATGAATGCGAGTTTTTTATTGAAGAAAATGGAAATTATTTAA
- a CDS encoding S46 family peptidase — protein MKLIRLLVLFIVFQASAQQGGMWIPSLLEGMNEDEMTALGSKLTAKDIYDVNNSSLKDAIGHFNGGCTSEVISDQGLILTNHHCGFGQIQSHSSLENDYLKDGFWAMNLEDELPNDGLYIEFIVRIEDVTTQALDGVTDAMTEREKQSTIDKNTNTLQTKVTKEAWQDTKVKSFYKGNQYFLFVTERFNDVRLVGAPPTSIGKFGSDTDNWVFPRHTGDFALFRIYADKDNRPAEYSKDNVPYKPKHHLPISLDGVEEGDFTMVFGFPGTTDEYLPAVAIEHITQEFNPSNIAIREASLKVIDAEMKVNDDVRIKYASKQARIANAWKKWIGENLGIKKSNAIAERRDFEATFTKALKEKGLEEKYGHILPDFERLYKDFAEVNIKRRNFIEVFLVTNELMTMTFRAYQVEQSLQRDPESMDKNRAYITGVLEGIHKNYDVKVDKGVFENVMPFYSDNVNASIYDTTAFTNLDSALALFEGTADDVIKKLNNDAAYSYAKPLIDDFFNNLNPEFQQKNDPITALQTEYMTALMKALPNERYFPDANGTLRVTYGQVNGYSPRDAVYYSPVSYLDGVIEKYIPGDYEFDVPQKLIDLYEAKDYGQYADSNGKVPVCFLGTNHTTGGNSGSPAIDAHGNLVGLNFDRVWEGTMSDMNYDPEICRNIMVDLRYVLFIVDKYAGAKHLIDEMTLVHPKSGKSKSKKKKRKN, from the coding sequence ATGAAATTAATTAGATTATTAGTTCTCTTTATTGTTTTTCAAGCATCAGCACAGCAAGGTGGTATGTGGATTCCTTCGCTTTTAGAAGGTATGAATGAAGACGAAATGACTGCTTTAGGCAGCAAATTAACTGCTAAAGACATTTATGATGTTAACAACTCCAGCCTTAAGGATGCTATTGGCCATTTTAATGGTGGTTGTACAAGCGAAGTGATTTCGGATCAAGGATTAATTCTAACCAATCACCATTGTGGATTTGGACAGATTCAATCGCATTCATCTTTAGAAAACGATTATTTAAAAGATGGTTTTTGGGCTATGAATCTGGAGGACGAATTACCAAATGATGGTCTTTATATTGAATTTATAGTACGTATTGAAGACGTGACAACGCAAGCACTAGACGGCGTAACGGATGCCATGACTGAAAGAGAAAAACAATCTACTATTGATAAAAACACCAATACATTACAAACTAAAGTGACTAAAGAGGCTTGGCAAGACACCAAAGTAAAGTCGTTTTACAAAGGAAATCAGTATTTTCTATTTGTAACGGAACGCTTTAATGACGTGCGTTTAGTTGGCGCACCTCCAACCAGCATTGGCAAATTTGGTAGTGATACTGATAACTGGGTATTTCCAAGACATACAGGTGATTTTGCTTTATTCAGAATTTATGCTGATAAAGATAATCGTCCAGCCGAATACAGTAAAGACAACGTACCTTACAAACCAAAACACCACTTACCAATTTCTTTAGATGGTGTTGAAGAGGGCGATTTTACTATGGTTTTCGGTTTCCCTGGAACAACGGATGAATATTTACCAGCTGTAGCTATTGAACATATTACCCAAGAATTTAATCCGAGTAATATTGCTATACGTGAAGCATCCTTAAAAGTAATTGATGCTGAAATGAAAGTGAATGATGATGTTCGGATAAAATATGCCTCTAAACAAGCACGTATTGCGAACGCTTGGAAAAAGTGGATTGGTGAAAATTTAGGTATTAAAAAGAGTAATGCCATTGCCGAACGTCGTGATTTTGAAGCAACCTTTACCAAAGCATTAAAAGAAAAAGGGCTAGAAGAAAAATACGGTCATATTCTACCAGATTTTGAGAGGTTATATAAAGATTTTGCAGAGGTAAATATTAAACGCAGAAATTTTATTGAAGTGTTTTTGGTGACTAATGAGTTAATGACCATGACGTTTAGAGCTTACCAAGTAGAGCAATCCTTACAACGCGATCCAGAAAGTATGGATAAAAATCGTGCTTATATAACAGGTGTTTTAGAAGGAATTCATAAAAATTACGATGTAAAAGTAGACAAAGGTGTGTTTGAGAATGTGATGCCTTTTTATTCAGATAATGTAAACGCTTCCATTTATGACACGACGGCATTTACGAATTTAGATTCGGCATTAGCACTTTTTGAAGGTACGGCAGATGATGTGATTAAAAAATTAAATAACGATGCCGCTTACAGCTATGCGAAACCGCTTATTGATGATTTTTTCAATAACCTGAATCCAGAATTCCAACAAAAAAACGATCCCATTACAGCGCTTCAAACGGAATACATGACGGCGCTTATGAAAGCCTTACCTAACGAACGCTACTTTCCAGATGCTAACGGAACATTGCGTGTTACCTATGGTCAAGTTAATGGTTATTCGCCAAGAGATGCCGTGTATTATAGTCCTGTGAGTTATTTAGATGGTGTGATTGAAAAGTATATTCCTGGCGATTATGAGTTTGATGTACCACAAAAATTAATCGATTTATACGAAGCAAAAGATTATGGTCAGTATGCTGATAGTAATGGAAAAGTACCCGTTTGCTTTTTAGGAACCAACCACACAACTGGTGGAAATTCTGGAAGTCCAGCTATTGATGCCCATGGAAATTTAGTGGGTTTAAATTTTGATCGCGTTTGGGAAGGTACCATGAGTGATATGAATTACGATCCAGAAATTTGCCGAAATATTATGGTCGATTTACGCTACGTTTTATTTATAGTTGATAAATATGCTGGTGCCAAACATTTAATTGATGAAATGACTTTGGTTCATCCAAAAAGTGGAAAAAGTAAATCTAAAAAGAAAAAACGTAAGAACTAA